In a single window of the uncultured Dysgonomonas sp. genome:
- the purE gene encoding 5-(carboxyamino)imidazole ribonucleotide mutase: MKPIVSIIMGSTSDLPVMEKAAKFFDEMEIPFEINALSAHRTPERVEAFTKGAHDRGIKVIIAAAGMAAHLPGVIASMTSIPVIGVPIDASLDGMDALLAIVQMPPGIPVATVGINGSQNAAILALQMIATGDEDLHKKLVAYKETLKSKIEKANEDLAKVQYKFKTN; the protein is encoded by the coding sequence ATGAAACCTATTGTAAGTATAATTATGGGGAGCACATCTGACCTTCCCGTAATGGAAAAAGCTGCAAAGTTCTTCGATGAAATGGAGATTCCATTCGAGATAAATGCTTTGTCGGCACACCGGACCCCCGAACGCGTAGAGGCTTTTACTAAAGGAGCACACGACCGCGGCATCAAAGTAATTATTGCAGCTGCCGGTATGGCGGCCCATCTTCCGGGTGTTATAGCATCTATGACATCTATTCCGGTTATCGGAGTGCCTATCGATGCTTCGCTGGACGGAATGGACGCATTGCTGGCTATCGTGCAAATGCCTCCGGGAATACCTGTTGCCACAGTGGGAATCAACGGTTCCCAGAATGCGGCTATCCTTGCCCTGCAGATGATAGCTACGGGAGATGAAGACTTGCATAAGAAACTGGTCGCTTATAAAGAAACCTTGAAAAGTAAAATTGAAAAGGCTAATGAAGATTTAGCCAAAGTTCAGTATAAGTTCAAGACGAATTAA
- the nadD gene encoding nicotinate (nicotinamide) nucleotide adenylyltransferase: protein MNIGIFSGSFNPIHIGHLILANYIVEFTEIEEVWFLVSPQNPLKSEDELSDEHIRLEMTELALAKYTKLKASDFEFSMPIPSYTVNTLDALRNEYPGHDFTLIIGADNWNVFESWREYDKILENYKIKVYPRLGHRITIPTKLRDKVEALDSPIIEISSTFIRDSIYEGKDVRAFLPDDIYDYILNKGLYKKRL from the coding sequence ATGAATATCGGCATCTTTTCAGGGTCTTTCAACCCGATACATATCGGGCATCTGATTCTCGCGAATTACATAGTGGAATTCACGGAAATAGAAGAGGTGTGGTTTCTGGTAAGCCCGCAAAATCCGCTGAAATCGGAGGATGAGCTTTCGGACGAACATATACGCCTGGAAATGACAGAACTTGCATTGGCAAAATACACAAAACTAAAAGCCAGTGATTTTGAATTTTCAATGCCCATCCCGTCTTATACGGTGAATACATTGGATGCTTTGCGAAATGAATATCCCGGACATGATTTCACCTTGATAATCGGAGCTGATAATTGGAATGTATTTGAAAGCTGGCGGGAATACGACAAGATCCTCGAAAATTATAAAATTAAGGTATATCCGCGATTGGGACACCGTATCACTATTCCTACGAAATTGAGGGATAAGGTTGAGGCTCTTGATTCTCCTATTATAGAGATTTCATCGACATTTATCAGGGATAGCATTTATGAGGGAAAAGATGTAAGAGCTTTTTTGCCGGATGACATATATGATTATATTTTGAATAAAGGATTGTATAAAAAAAGATTATGA
- the gmk gene encoding guanylate kinase, with amino-acid sequence MGKLVIFSAPSGAGKSTIVNYLLSQDLNLQFSISATSRPPRGTEKHGVEYYFHSPEEFREKIAHGEFLEYEEVYTDKFYGTLKAEVERIMNGGGNVIFDVDVVGGCNIKKYYGDKALSVFIEPPSINELRCRLEKRGTDSPEVIESRIAKAEYEMTFAPQFDVVIHNDNLEEAKAKALNVITDFLKK; translated from the coding sequence ATGGGCAAGTTAGTCATATTTTCGGCTCCTTCAGGCGCAGGTAAATCTACAATCGTCAATTACCTGCTATCGCAGGATTTGAACCTTCAGTTTTCAATATCGGCTACCAGCCGTCCGCCAAGAGGAACGGAAAAGCACGGAGTGGAATACTATTTTCATAGCCCCGAAGAATTCAGGGAAAAAATCGCCCATGGAGAGTTTCTCGAGTATGAGGAGGTATATACGGATAAGTTTTACGGTACGCTGAAAGCAGAGGTGGAACGTATTATGAACGGTGGAGGCAATGTGATTTTCGATGTGGATGTAGTAGGCGGCTGTAATATAAAGAAATATTACGGAGATAAAGCTTTATCTGTTTTCATAGAACCACCTTCCATAAATGAACTGCGTTGCCGTCTGGAAAAAAGAGGCACCGACTCGCCCGAAGTTATCGAATCCCGTATTGCAAAAGCTGAATATGAAATGACATTCGCTCCTCAGTTTGATGTGGTAATACACAATGATAATCTGGAAGAGGCAAAAGCAAAAGCATTGAACGTGATAACTGATTTTCTGAAGAAATGA
- a CDS encoding zinc ribbon domain-containing protein YjdM — protein MEGTPNCPVCSMENTYFDGTAYVCPDCFHEWTGEANTETEDTTPKDSNGAELLDGDAVTVIKDLKVKGSSMVIKRGTKVKSIRLTEEPTEVDCKIDGSSIVLKTCFLKKG, from the coding sequence ATGGAAGGAACTCCGAATTGTCCGGTGTGCAGCATGGAAAATACTTATTTCGACGGTACGGCATATGTTTGCCCCGATTGCTTTCACGAATGGACAGGCGAAGCAAACACAGAAACAGAAGACACAACCCCTAAAGACAGCAATGGCGCAGAATTACTTGACGGTGACGCTGTAACAGTTATTAAAGACCTGAAAGTAAAAGGCTCGTCGATGGTCATCAAGCGCGGGACGAAAGTAAAAAGTATCCGTCTGACCGAAGAACCGACAGAAGTAGATTGTAAAATAGACGGGTCGAGCATTGTTTTAAAAACATGCTTCCTGAAAAAAGGATAA
- the gcvH gene encoding glycine cleavage system protein GcvH, which yields MNFPENLKYSKDHEWIKVEGDKAVVGITEFAQSELGEIVYVDVTTEGETIDKDGVFGSVEAVKTVSDLLMPVSGEVLEVNADLEDKPELINEDPYGKGWIIKIAVSDAAQLDSLLSAADYKKLIGK from the coding sequence ATGAATTTTCCTGAAAATCTGAAGTATTCAAAAGATCACGAGTGGATCAAAGTTGAAGGCGATAAAGCAGTAGTTGGTATTACAGAATTTGCTCAAAGCGAACTGGGTGAAATCGTTTATGTAGATGTTACTACCGAAGGGGAAACAATCGACAAAGACGGAGTATTCGGCAGCGTAGAAGCTGTAAAAACCGTTTCCGACCTGTTGATGCCTGTATCCGGAGAGGTGCTTGAAGTAAATGCCGATCTGGAAGACAAGCCTGAATTGATTAACGAAGATCCATACGGAAAAGGCTGGATTATTAAAATTGCTGTAAGTGATGCCGCCCAGCTGGACAGCTTGCTTTCGGCAGCAGATTACAAAAAACTAATTGGTAAATAA
- a CDS encoding arsenate reductase family protein, with protein sequence MGTKLFLQYPKCGTCQKAAKWLKQNNVSVESRDITTDNPTKTELAAWIKKSGLPIGKFFNTSGRIYKEENLKEKVKSASEGELIEILASNGMVVKRPLVIGNDFVLVGFNEEEWSERLKK encoded by the coding sequence ATGGGTACAAAACTATTCCTCCAATATCCAAAATGCGGCACATGCCAGAAGGCGGCCAAATGGCTAAAACAGAATAATGTCTCCGTAGAGAGCCGCGATATAACTACAGATAACCCTACAAAGACAGAACTGGCGGCATGGATAAAGAAGAGCGGATTGCCTATCGGAAAGTTCTTTAATACTTCAGGCAGGATTTATAAGGAAGAAAATCTGAAAGAGAAGGTTAAGTCTGCATCTGAAGGCGAATTGATAGAAATACTCGCATCCAACGGAATGGTTGTAAAACGTCCGCTGGTGATAGGAAATGACTTTGTACTGGTAGGGTTCAATGAGGAAGAATGGTCTGAAAGACTAAAAAAATAA
- the rpoN gene encoding RNA polymerase factor sigma-54, translated as MALKQSLQLKQQQKLSPLQMQVIKLTELPVIELEERIKQELEDNPALEEGLEPTDDTSDFDDDYNSEDDGNISQEDLTLGDYMNEEEIPDYQLRDSNRQASGKQDEIPFSVAASLHEYLIEQLGECELEENDEKVAEYIIGNIDENGYLDRSLSAISDDLIFQQNLDIPVSKLEEILKTIQDFEPAGIGARNLQECLLLQLTRKEKSDNTELAIKIISNYFEEFSKRHYDKIIRQLDINETGLKGAIQEITTLNPKPGNNWGDSMSITLSTIVPDFIIETYNGELLLSMNNRNIPDLKVSREYSDLLRGYADNKESMSADSKNAVLFVKQKLDSARWFIDAIKQRQDTLQRTMQTIMDMQYDFFLTGDEAQLRPMILKDVAQRTGYDISTISRVSNSKYVQTNFGIYPLKYFFSESMQTDTGEEISSREVKAILKECIEHEDKKRPLTDDRLSEILKEKGYIIARRTVAKYREQMNLPVARLRKEI; from the coding sequence ATGGCTCTAAAACAGTCCTTACAACTCAAACAGCAGCAGAAGCTTTCTCCTCTTCAGATGCAGGTTATCAAACTAACCGAGTTGCCTGTTATTGAGTTAGAAGAACGTATAAAGCAGGAACTCGAAGACAACCCGGCTCTGGAAGAAGGCCTCGAACCAACCGATGATACATCGGATTTCGATGATGATTACAATTCGGAAGACGATGGAAATATATCTCAGGAAGACTTGACTTTAGGTGACTACATGAATGAAGAAGAGATACCTGATTATCAATTACGGGATAGTAATAGACAAGCCTCCGGCAAACAGGACGAAATACCATTTTCGGTAGCAGCTTCCCTGCACGAATACCTGATAGAGCAATTGGGTGAATGTGAATTGGAAGAGAATGACGAAAAAGTAGCCGAATACATCATAGGTAACATTGACGAAAACGGCTATCTGGACAGATCTCTTTCTGCTATTTCGGACGACCTTATTTTCCAGCAAAATCTGGATATTCCGGTTTCTAAACTCGAAGAAATACTGAAGACAATCCAGGATTTCGAGCCGGCAGGTATAGGCGCCCGGAATCTACAGGAATGCCTCCTTTTGCAATTGACACGAAAAGAAAAATCAGACAATACGGAATTAGCTATAAAGATAATCAGCAATTACTTCGAGGAATTCTCTAAAAGGCATTATGACAAAATCATAAGACAACTGGATATCAATGAAACCGGGCTAAAAGGTGCAATACAGGAAATAACCACACTGAATCCTAAACCGGGTAATAACTGGGGAGATTCCATGTCCATCACATTGAGTACCATTGTTCCCGATTTTATTATAGAAACATATAACGGTGAACTTCTGCTTAGCATGAATAACCGTAACATTCCCGATCTGAAGGTAAGCCGCGAATATTCCGACCTGCTCAGAGGATACGCCGACAATAAGGAAAGCATGTCCGCTGATAGCAAGAATGCTGTTCTCTTCGTGAAGCAGAAGCTGGATTCCGCGCGTTGGTTCATCGATGCTATCAAGCAGAGGCAGGATACGCTTCAGCGTACTATGCAGACTATAATGGATATGCAATACGACTTTTTCCTTACAGGGGACGAAGCCCAGTTGAGACCGATGATACTGAAAGATGTGGCTCAGCGCACAGGATACGATATATCCACCATATCTCGGGTGAGCAATAGTAAATATGTGCAGACTAATTTTGGGATCTACCCACTTAAATACTTCTTCTCAGAGTCGATGCAGACTGACACGGGCGAGGAAATTTCTTCCCGCGAAGTGAAAGCCATATTAAAAGAATGTATCGAACACGAAGACAAGAAGAGACCGCTTACAGACGACAGGCTTTCAGAGATACTGAAAGAGAAGGGATATATAATTGCCCGCCGTACTGTAGCTAAATACCGGGAACAGATGAACTTGCCTGTTGCCCGATTAAGAAAGGAAATATGA
- a CDS encoding translocation/assembly module TamB domain-containing protein — translation MEEKEDVKLAPEEAPKKKSLIKKLFKIFLYIVLGLIGLNVLLYVLLSIPYVQQKVADFAVNKLKETMKTEVSIDEVRLSLFNNVSLKGIYIEDQTRDTLLYAQDLSVSLSPWEFIKSNKLAITGITVDNFLINVNQKDSVSDFNFQFVIDAFSSADTTKVDTTKSSLVVVIEDVSLKRGRLNYDVLSVPETPQMFNASHISLYDVNANVDLNSIDADKFDIALNSLSAKEKSGVEIKSLKGHLYSDKSQLWVENLSLNLPNSHLITTKVRYNLSNSAFEIGTDDTELSAEDLTAFLPNLKFLRNKLSLKTNISGTLPAVNIENINLTYGDDFVLEGLASLGNYERYGNSDINLSINKLKASTRAISDFAKLGDSTFVTPDILRDMGDIFLKGTLTGQLNKFKLNSEAWCRQGLVSLLATGGVDTTFTNFSVNAGLKTRNFNLGRLLGGTAGLGNLSAHIDLRARQTERESLSAQMQGSIDALQFEKETMKNVPFSGFYNAQKMGLTARADWKIGKIFVDADMSQAKVPDINLRLRLDSLQIDPFYKNPDWVNPRLTMALKGQFKGLDIDNIVGKADLDSLDFHDDNFAFQPGKFTLESGKKEDGSKFITLTSSLLTANIAGQYSFTTISDEFTNLMNGYLPDVFQMRKRTKKEQNNFTFNITANNTEKLGEIFVLPVDIIDPASISGRINTIDKQLSVKGNVPRLRYGEIEIKNTTLDVMNLDSAFNISGASSVMMDKGKYNIALNTNGEKNTIYTFVSVTSDSTNINIKGDIEALASFSRNEKKELVSSLKITPSDIMVDKLALNLLPAEILNEGTRTEIHNVGLGVNKKPYFNIDGVISSEKSDSLRVYFTHAEIGDLLEAFDVKNIRGCIHGDVLLTNILDQPELYTEGFQIADIVLFSDTLGTMDLDSHWSNEYGGVAMQAALVKAEETLAEIDGTIYTNQDSLDLQLRMEKMPLRWVQPFVSDMLNKVDGTISSNLMIEGNTKAPLVRGFLGFNDTQIGIDYTNVTYTISDTIRVSPDRIGFDNLTLKDSQGNTANVSATVTHKNFDNMKYSLNMRMNKLMVLNTEHRTDSLFYGRVYASGNVRIDGTNDGINMNLQIKNDKNSNLNILLPQHSEATDYKSVVYINVPEEKLRNSLKDMVAKAKDQPLPIQLTVKLDVTPDLAIGIIIDPSTGDELQAKGNGSITFNYNMLNENMSAYGDYSLTDGTVKLNLQNIKKLDFKIQNGSKLHFIGDPMKTRFEITAYRRVRAALETLDPSFVMDNSSSKVSVDCVLGIVGNMDNMDLTYNISLPDANDDVQRKVNTYISTDEQKIKQFASLIAMGTFYPTSGSSGANFGDGIWTSIAGSALSGAMSSLVGNMLGDKWQVGATVESNDGTLSDMNMQVNVSRTFWDDRLILKTDLGYRTDQTSVDNNFIGNFDLEYKLNTMWTLRAYSHTNDKYYRQAPTTQGVGIIYNKEAATLKRLFQSFKPRRFRRNEAQQGQGQAQTPNQPQQDTTTPAEQQATPALPADSTQTTVNKQPVISDERKK, via the coding sequence ATGGAGGAAAAAGAAGACGTAAAATTAGCGCCGGAAGAAGCCCCGAAAAAGAAAAGCCTGATTAAGAAACTTTTCAAGATATTCCTGTATATAGTCCTTGGACTTATCGGGCTTAACGTGCTTTTATATGTACTGCTTTCCATACCGTATGTGCAGCAAAAGGTTGCGGACTTTGCCGTAAACAAACTGAAAGAGACGATGAAAACGGAGGTTTCGATAGACGAAGTCCGTTTAAGCCTTTTCAATAATGTAAGCCTGAAAGGCATCTATATAGAAGATCAGACCAGGGATACACTGCTTTATGCGCAGGACCTGAGCGTAAGCCTCAGCCCTTGGGAATTTATCAAAAGTAATAAACTCGCTATTACAGGAATCACGGTAGATAATTTCCTGATAAATGTAAATCAGAAAGATAGTGTAAGCGACTTTAACTTCCAGTTTGTAATAGATGCATTTTCGAGCGCCGACACCACCAAAGTGGATACGACCAAAAGCTCGCTGGTAGTGGTCATCGAAGACGTCAGTTTGAAACGCGGTCGATTGAATTATGACGTATTGTCTGTGCCGGAGACACCGCAGATGTTCAATGCATCCCATATATCCTTATACGATGTGAATGCGAATGTAGACCTGAACTCGATAGATGCCGACAAATTCGACATCGCGCTCAACAGTCTGTCGGCAAAAGAAAAGTCGGGAGTTGAAATCAAAAGCCTGAAAGGGCATTTATACTCCGACAAGTCGCAACTCTGGGTAGAAAACCTCTCCTTAAACTTACCTAACTCTCACCTGATAACCACTAAAGTAAGATATAACTTATCGAACAGCGCTTTCGAAATAGGCACGGACGACACGGAATTATCCGCCGAAGATTTAACCGCATTCCTGCCGAATCTCAAATTCCTGAGGAACAAACTTTCGTTGAAAACCAATATATCGGGAACGTTGCCTGCTGTGAATATCGAAAATATAAACCTCACCTATGGTGATGATTTTGTCCTTGAGGGGCTGGCCAGTCTGGGTAATTATGAGCGATACGGAAACTCGGATATAAATCTTTCTATCAATAAACTGAAAGCATCGACCAGAGCAATCTCCGATTTTGCAAAACTCGGTGATTCCACCTTTGTGACTCCTGATATATTAAGGGACATGGGAGACATATTCCTGAAAGGAACATTGACTGGACAGTTGAATAAGTTCAAACTCAATTCCGAAGCATGGTGCAGGCAAGGACTTGTCTCACTGCTGGCGACCGGTGGTGTGGATACCACATTTACCAACTTCAGTGTAAATGCCGGACTGAAAACACGCAACTTTAATCTGGGCAGATTGCTCGGAGGTACTGCAGGATTAGGTAATCTCTCTGCGCATATAGACCTGAGAGCGAGGCAAACAGAAAGAGAGTCTCTCTCTGCACAGATGCAGGGAAGTATAGATGCCCTACAATTCGAAAAAGAAACAATGAAAAACGTTCCTTTCAGCGGATTTTACAATGCTCAAAAAATGGGATTGACTGCCCGTGCCGACTGGAAGATAGGAAAAATATTCGTTGACGCTGATATGTCTCAGGCCAAAGTACCTGATATCAATTTACGCCTCAGACTAGATTCGCTACAAATAGACCCTTTCTATAAGAACCCCGACTGGGTAAATCCACGTCTGACCATGGCTCTGAAAGGGCAGTTCAAAGGATTGGACATTGACAATATTGTAGGAAAGGCAGATTTGGACAGCCTCGACTTCCATGATGATAATTTCGCATTCCAACCGGGTAAATTTACGTTGGAATCAGGCAAAAAAGAGGATGGCAGTAAATTTATCACACTCACCTCTTCCCTATTGACAGCCAATATAGCAGGACAATATTCATTTACTACTATTAGTGACGAATTTACAAACCTGATGAACGGATATCTGCCCGATGTATTCCAAATGAGAAAACGGACAAAGAAAGAGCAAAACAATTTCACTTTCAATATTACAGCCAACAATACTGAAAAACTGGGAGAAATATTTGTCTTACCTGTCGATATTATAGATCCGGCTTCGATAAGCGGACGCATCAATACCATAGACAAACAACTGTCGGTGAAAGGGAATGTTCCACGCCTCCGTTATGGCGAAATTGAAATTAAAAATACGACTCTGGATGTTATGAACCTCGACTCGGCCTTCAACATTTCAGGTGCCAGCAGCGTAATGATGGATAAAGGGAAGTATAACATCGCCCTCAATACCAACGGAGAGAAAAATACAATCTACACATTCGTAAGCGTGACCAGTGACAGTACCAATATCAATATAAAAGGAGATATAGAAGCCCTGGCCAGCTTTAGCCGCAATGAGAAAAAAGAACTTGTTTCTTCCCTCAAGATAACTCCGTCAGACATCATGGTAGACAAACTGGCGTTAAATCTGCTGCCCGCCGAAATACTGAACGAAGGGACACGTACTGAGATACATAATGTAGGACTGGGAGTGAACAAAAAACCGTATTTCAATATAGACGGGGTGATTTCAAGTGAAAAAAGTGATAGCCTCAGGGTTTACTTCACCCATGCCGAGATAGGAGACCTGCTGGAAGCATTCGATGTGAAGAACATCCGCGGATGTATTCACGGAGATGTCCTGCTCACCAATATACTCGACCAGCCCGAACTGTATACAGAAGGATTTCAGATCGCCGACATCGTCCTCTTCAGCGACACATTGGGCACAATGGACCTCGACAGTCACTGGAGTAACGAATACGGAGGAGTAGCCATGCAGGCAGCACTGGTAAAAGCAGAAGAAACCCTCGCCGAAATAGATGGTACTATATACACCAATCAGGATTCACTCGACCTCCAGTTAAGGATGGAAAAGATGCCTCTGCGCTGGGTACAGCCATTCGTCTCCGATATGCTCAACAAGGTCGACGGAACCATCAGCTCCAACCTGATGATAGAAGGAAACACAAAAGCGCCGCTTGTGAGGGGGTTCCTTGGGTTCAACGATACACAGATAGGGATAGACTACACCAACGTAACCTATACCATATCCGATACCATCAGGGTAAGCCCCGACCGGATAGGATTCGACAACCTGACCCTGAAAGACAGCCAGGGCAATACCGCCAATGTAAGTGCTACTGTGACTCACAAAAACTTCGACAATATGAAATATTCGCTCAATATGCGGATGAACAAACTCATGGTGCTGAATACCGAGCACAGGACCGACAGTCTTTTCTACGGACGGGTTTATGCCTCAGGCAATGTCAGGATAGACGGCACCAACGACGGCATCAATATGAACCTGCAGATAAAGAATGACAAAAATTCGAATTTGAATATCCTTCTGCCTCAACACTCCGAAGCAACCGATTATAAGAGTGTAGTATATATAAATGTGCCGGAAGAAAAGTTAAGGAACTCACTCAAAGATATGGTCGCTAAGGCCAAAGATCAGCCTCTACCAATACAACTGACTGTAAAACTCGATGTAACTCCCGATCTGGCAATCGGCATTATCATAGACCCATCTACAGGCGATGAATTGCAGGCAAAAGGAAATGGGTCTATCACATTCAATTATAATATGCTGAATGAGAACATGTCGGCATATGGAGACTATTCATTGACGGACGGGACCGTGAAACTGAATCTGCAAAACATAAAGAAACTGGACTTTAAAATACAGAACGGCAGTAAATTGCATTTTATCGGAGACCCGATGAAAACCCGATTTGAAATCACGGCTTACAGAAGGGTGAGGGCAGCACTGGAAACATTAGACCCTAGTTTTGTGATGGATAATTCATCGTCCAAGGTATCTGTGGACTGTGTACTCGGTATTGTAGGAAATATGGATAATATGGACCTCACCTATAACATTAGCCTGCCTGATGCAAATGATGATGTGCAGCGAAAAGTAAACACCTATATCAGCACCGATGAACAGAAAATAAAACAATTTGCATCCCTGATTGCTATGGGTACATTCTATCCAACTTCGGGAAGCAGCGGAGCAAACTTCGGCGATGGTATATGGACCAGCATCGCCGGCAGCGCCCTATCCGGTGCCATGTCGTCTCTAGTAGGTAATATGCTGGGAGATAAATGGCAGGTAGGCGCTACTGTGGAATCGAACGACGGCACATTGTCCGACATGAACATGCAGGTAAATGTTTCCCGTACATTCTGGGACGACAGGCTGATATTGAAAACAGACTTAGGATACCGCACAGACCAAACGAGTGTAGATAATAACTTTATCGGAAATTTCGACTTGGAATATAAATTGAACACAATGTGGACGTTGAGAGCATATAGCCATACCAATGATAAATATTATCGCCAGGCGCCCACAACTCAGGGTGTAGGTATTATTTACAACAAAGAAGCCGCCACACTGAAGCGTCTGTTCCAGTCATTTAAGCCAAGAAGATTCAGACGAAATGAAGCCCAACAGGGGCAAGGCCAGGCTCAGACACCAAATCAGCCTCAACAAGATACAACAACTCCGGCAGAGCAACAAGCCACTCCTGCCCTACCGGCAGATTCGACACAAACGACTGTAAATAAGCAGCCGGTGATAAGTGATGAACGGAAAAAATAA
- a CDS encoding YicC/YloC family endoribonuclease, whose protein sequence is MIQSMTGFGKATTELDKRKVTVEIKSLNSKQLDLSVRMPNLYKEHEMEVRNMLSRELERGKVDFLIYVENIGNETANQINHNLLEGYYNQIKESARKLGIDTPSDWFSTLLRLPDVLKYESQEVDEAEWAAVSKTIGEAKKQLLAFRKQEGAMLEKLFEEKIGNISRLLTDIEPHEAERVDKIKVRITEALQKIEDFDYDKNRFEQEMIYYIEKLDINEEKVRLTNHLSYFLETMKSGSGQGKKLGFISQEMGREINTMGSKSNHAEMQQIVVRMKDELEQIKEQVLNVL, encoded by the coding sequence ATGATACAATCAATGACAGGTTTTGGGAAAGCCACAACCGAACTTGACAAAAGGAAAGTTACAGTAGAGATTAAATCCCTTAACAGCAAACAATTGGACTTGTCGGTTCGTATGCCAAATCTATACAAAGAGCATGAAATGGAAGTCCGCAATATGCTTTCCCGTGAATTGGAACGTGGAAAAGTAGACTTTCTTATATATGTGGAAAATATAGGTAATGAAACAGCTAACCAAATCAACCACAATCTGCTCGAAGGATATTATAACCAGATTAAGGAGTCGGCCCGTAAGCTGGGAATAGATACTCCTTCCGATTGGTTTTCAACACTGCTTCGTTTACCGGATGTATTAAAATACGAATCGCAGGAAGTGGATGAAGCCGAATGGGCTGCCGTTTCGAAAACAATAGGTGAAGCAAAGAAGCAATTGCTTGCTTTCCGCAAACAGGAAGGGGCTATGCTGGAAAAGCTGTTTGAAGAAAAAATAGGGAATATCTCACGGTTATTGACAGATATAGAACCTCATGAAGCTGAACGTGTGGATAAAATAAAAGTACGGATAACCGAAGCTCTGCAGAAAATAGAAGACTTTGACTACGATAAGAATCGTTTCGAACAGGAGATGATCTATTATATCGAAAAACTGGATATAAACGAAGAAAAGGTTCGTCTGACAAATCATCTCAGCTATTTTCTGGAAACAATGAAATCGGGTTCGGGACAAGGCAAGAAGCTGGGTTTCATTTCTCAGGAAATGGGACGTGAAATAAATACAATGGGTTCGAAATCGAATCATGCGGAAATGCAGCAGATAGTTGTACGTATGAAAGACGAATTGGAACAGATCAAAGAGCAGGTATTGAACGTATTATAA
- a CDS encoding MBL fold metallo-hydrolase, with protein MQYDLFSEYKYKFFSLGSGSSGNCYYLGTKENGILIDAGIGIRNVTKALREYGVAFEKIKAILITHDHADHIKTVGCFGDKYNIPVYATETVHEGIQRNRVVQANLYQSKRVIEKEVPFTITDFNITAFDVPHDSIENVGYHIEFDGQALVVVTDIGRITDKIRDYACKANHLVIEANYDEYMLQTGKYPYYLKERIKNGMGHLSNRLSAEFIASIYNENLRNIWLCHLSQDNNHPEIAFKTVEQALATNGVVVNRDVKLETLSRYKVSGLREF; from the coding sequence ATGCAATATGATTTATTTTCAGAATACAAATATAAGTTCTTCAGCCTGGGCAGTGGTAGTAGCGGAAACTGTTACTATCTGGGAACCAAAGAAAACGGTATCCTTATAGATGCCGGAATAGGAATCCGTAATGTAACGAAAGCATTACGCGAATACGGTGTGGCTTTCGAAAAGATTAAAGCAATCCTTATCACGCACGACCACGCCGATCATATCAAAACTGTCGGATGCTTCGGGGACAAGTATAATATTCCGGTTTACGCGACCGAAACTGTACACGAAGGAATCCAACGCAACAGAGTGGTACAAGCTAATCTGTATCAATCGAAAAGGGTTATTGAAAAAGAAGTGCCGTTCACAATCACCGATTTTAATATAACCGCCTTTGACGTCCCTCACGATAGTATCGAAAATGTAGGCTACCATATTGAGTTTGACGGACAGGCACTTGTCGTTGTTACGGATATAGGCCGCATCACGGACAAGATCAGGGATTATGCCTGCAAAGCCAACCATCTTGTAATTGAAGCCAATTATGACGAATATATGCTTCAGACCGGCAAGTACCCATATTACCTCAAAGAGCGTATAAAAAACGGGATGGGACATTTGAGCAACCGCCTTTCGGCCGAATTTATTGCAAGTATCTATAATGAAAATCTCCGGAATATCTGGCTCTGTCATCTCAGCCAGGACAATAACCATCCCGAGATTGCATTCAAAACCGTAGAACAGGCATTGGCTACCAATGGTGTTGTTGTAAACAGGGATGTAAAACTGGAAACCCTCAGCAGATATAAGGTTTCGGGATTGAGAGAATTCTGA